The Miscanthus floridulus cultivar M001 chromosome 7, ASM1932011v1, whole genome shotgun sequence genome includes a region encoding these proteins:
- the LOC136462546 gene encoding 3-isopropylmalate dehydratase large subunit, chloroplastic-like isoform X2, producing MASSISTAAKASAAFAHKELAAPSPSQHRAGSSRRTKPCRVRAVASPARAPRAPSSTGSVKSAMTMTEKILARASERAALEPGENVWVDVDVLMTHDVCGPGTIGIFKKEFGEDAKVWDREKVVIIPDHYIFTSDERANRNVDIIRDFCVEQNIKYFYDIKDLSNFKANPDYKGVCHVALAQEGHCRPGEVLLGTDSHTCNAGAFGQFATGIGNTDAGFVLGAGKALLKVPPTIRFVLDGEMPPYLLAKDLILQIIGEISVSGATYKSMEFVGSTVESLTMEERMTLCNMVIEAGGKNGVVPADETTFKYLEGKTSIDYEPVYSDAQARFFSDYRFDVSKLEPVVAKPHSPDNRALARECKDVKIDRVYIGSCTGGKTEDFLAAAKVFLASGKKVKVPTFLVPATQKVWMDVYSLPVPGSGGKTCSQIFEEAGCDTPASPSCGACLGGPRDTYARMNEPMVCVSTTNRNFPGRMGHKEGQIYLASPYTAAASALTGYVTDPRDFLM from the exons GAGCTggccgcgccgtcgccgtcgcagcACCGCGCGGGCTCGAGCCGCCGGACCAAGCCGTGCCGCGTGCGCGCCGTCGCCTCGCCCGCGCGCGCCCCCCGCGCCCCGTCGTCCACCGGCTCG GTGAAGAGCGCGATGACGATGACGGAGAAGATCCTGGCGCGGGCGTCGGAGCGCGCGGCGCTGGAGCCCGGGGAGAACGTGTGGGTGGACGTCGACGTGCTCATGACGCACGACGTCTGCGGGCCCGGCACCATCGGCATCTTCAAGAAGGAGTTCGGGGAGGACGCCAAGGTCTGGGACCGCGAGAAGGTCGTCATCATCCCGGACCACTACATCTTCACCAGCGACGAGCGCGCCAACCGCAATGTCGATATCATCAGGGACTTCTGTGTGGAGCAGAACATCAAGTACTTCTATGACATCAAGGACCTCAGCAATTTCAAG GCTAATCCAGACTACAAAGGCGTCTGCCACGTCGCACTTGCTCAGGAAGGCCACTGCCGACCAGGCGAG GTtctcctgggtactgattctcaTACATGCAATGCTGGAGCCTTCGGTCAATTTGCAACCGGAATTGGAAACACCGATGCAGGTTTTGTGTTGGGCGCTGGAAAAGCTCTTCTCAAG GTGCCCCCTACTATCAGGTTTGTATTAGACGGAGAAATGCCGCCTTATTTACTTGCGAAGGATCTGATTTTGCAA ATTATTGGTGAGATTTCAGTATCTGGTGCAACCTACAAATCAATGGAGTTTGTTGGATCAACTGTAGAAAGTCTAACT ATGGAAGAGCGTATGACACTATGCAACATGGTTATTGAAGCTGGTGGAAAGAACGGTGTTGTGCCTGCTGATGAAACTACATTTAAATACCTTGAG GGTAAGACATCAATTGATTATGAACCTGTCTACAGTGATGCTCAGGCCAG ATTTTTTAGTGACTACCGTTTCGATGTATCAAAACTGGAGCCAGTAGTTGCCAAG CCACATTCGCCCGACAACCGTGCTCTAGCAAGAGAATGCAAGGATGTCAAGATCGACCGAGTCTATATTGGTTCTTGCACTGGTGGTAAGACTGAGGACTTCCTTGCTGCTGCAAAGGTGTTCTTAGCCTCG GGAAAGAAGGTTAAAGTTCCCACATTTCTTGTCCCTGCTACACAAAAG GTGTGGATGGACGTATATAGCCTCCCTGTACCAGGATCTGGTGGCAAAACTTGCTCCCAGATATTTGAGGAGGCTGGTTGTGATACACCAGCAAGTCCTAGCTGTGGTGCTTGTTTGGGTGGCCCTCGTGATACATATGCACGGATGAATGAACCTATG GTCTGCGTGTCCACTACGAACAGGAACTTCCCAGGCAGGATGGGGCACAAGGAAGGGCAGATCTACCTGGCGTCCCCCTACACCGCTGCCGCCTCGGCCCTGACGGGGTACGTCACAGACCCCAGGGACTTCCTCATGTAA
- the LOC136462546 gene encoding 3-isopropylmalate dehydratase large subunit, chloroplastic-like isoform X1, producing MASSISTAAKASAAFAHKKELAAPSPSQHRAGSSRRTKPCRVRAVASPARAPRAPSSTGSVKSAMTMTEKILARASERAALEPGENVWVDVDVLMTHDVCGPGTIGIFKKEFGEDAKVWDREKVVIIPDHYIFTSDERANRNVDIIRDFCVEQNIKYFYDIKDLSNFKANPDYKGVCHVALAQEGHCRPGEVLLGTDSHTCNAGAFGQFATGIGNTDAGFVLGAGKALLKVPPTIRFVLDGEMPPYLLAKDLILQIIGEISVSGATYKSMEFVGSTVESLTMEERMTLCNMVIEAGGKNGVVPADETTFKYLEGKTSIDYEPVYSDAQARFFSDYRFDVSKLEPVVAKPHSPDNRALARECKDVKIDRVYIGSCTGGKTEDFLAAAKVFLASGKKVKVPTFLVPATQKVWMDVYSLPVPGSGGKTCSQIFEEAGCDTPASPSCGACLGGPRDTYARMNEPMVCVSTTNRNFPGRMGHKEGQIYLASPYTAAASALTGYVTDPRDFLM from the exons AAGGAGCTggccgcgccgtcgccgtcgcagcACCGCGCGGGCTCGAGCCGCCGGACCAAGCCGTGCCGCGTGCGCGCCGTCGCCTCGCCCGCGCGCGCCCCCCGCGCCCCGTCGTCCACCGGCTCG GTGAAGAGCGCGATGACGATGACGGAGAAGATCCTGGCGCGGGCGTCGGAGCGCGCGGCGCTGGAGCCCGGGGAGAACGTGTGGGTGGACGTCGACGTGCTCATGACGCACGACGTCTGCGGGCCCGGCACCATCGGCATCTTCAAGAAGGAGTTCGGGGAGGACGCCAAGGTCTGGGACCGCGAGAAGGTCGTCATCATCCCGGACCACTACATCTTCACCAGCGACGAGCGCGCCAACCGCAATGTCGATATCATCAGGGACTTCTGTGTGGAGCAGAACATCAAGTACTTCTATGACATCAAGGACCTCAGCAATTTCAAG GCTAATCCAGACTACAAAGGCGTCTGCCACGTCGCACTTGCTCAGGAAGGCCACTGCCGACCAGGCGAG GTtctcctgggtactgattctcaTACATGCAATGCTGGAGCCTTCGGTCAATTTGCAACCGGAATTGGAAACACCGATGCAGGTTTTGTGTTGGGCGCTGGAAAAGCTCTTCTCAAG GTGCCCCCTACTATCAGGTTTGTATTAGACGGAGAAATGCCGCCTTATTTACTTGCGAAGGATCTGATTTTGCAA ATTATTGGTGAGATTTCAGTATCTGGTGCAACCTACAAATCAATGGAGTTTGTTGGATCAACTGTAGAAAGTCTAACT ATGGAAGAGCGTATGACACTATGCAACATGGTTATTGAAGCTGGTGGAAAGAACGGTGTTGTGCCTGCTGATGAAACTACATTTAAATACCTTGAG GGTAAGACATCAATTGATTATGAACCTGTCTACAGTGATGCTCAGGCCAG ATTTTTTAGTGACTACCGTTTCGATGTATCAAAACTGGAGCCAGTAGTTGCCAAG CCACATTCGCCCGACAACCGTGCTCTAGCAAGAGAATGCAAGGATGTCAAGATCGACCGAGTCTATATTGGTTCTTGCACTGGTGGTAAGACTGAGGACTTCCTTGCTGCTGCAAAGGTGTTCTTAGCCTCG GGAAAGAAGGTTAAAGTTCCCACATTTCTTGTCCCTGCTACACAAAAG GTGTGGATGGACGTATATAGCCTCCCTGTACCAGGATCTGGTGGCAAAACTTGCTCCCAGATATTTGAGGAGGCTGGTTGTGATACACCAGCAAGTCCTAGCTGTGGTGCTTGTTTGGGTGGCCCTCGTGATACATATGCACGGATGAATGAACCTATG GTCTGCGTGTCCACTACGAACAGGAACTTCCCAGGCAGGATGGGGCACAAGGAAGGGCAGATCTACCTGGCGTCCCCCTACACCGCTGCCGCCTCGGCCCTGACGGGGTACGTCACAGACCCCAGGGACTTCCTCATGTAA
- the LOC136465034 gene encoding receptor like protein 22-like, with protein MASSCIGWTPLLLCLVQLLHFHTHAASASGVHPHGHANLTRHHSAPWLCRPDQANTLLTLKQSFSFHPDERFPLDLESTTTLPSWKPGTDCCLWEGVGCSNSSSGHHVVTALDLSGFQLNSDGIHPVLFNLTSLRMLDLSMNNFRGYDIPSVGLERLVLLRHLNLSSSGISGQVPIGISKLTNLISLDISDRSNDIEDAEDDYDIDAISVAPNYGLSVPYFLNIVANLSNLTELYLDLVSISSSVQDSFKALAKSVPHLRVLSLGYCDLQGNIDSSLSRLKSLAVINLSGNDGITPGPFPEFLMNFPNLRVLQLSCINLQGWFPRGTFLSKNLRVLDLSWNPDLSGHLPNFSNAASLETLWIYSTDFTYVKSSYCSGFKALTELSIDGKIISTDFLYSFGMLASLRRLFVTQLDSPRQLESLFSWFGGIKNLRSLEFDFCDLSMTIPSSIGNLKNLTRLVISKSKLTTQTLSSITNIINLKFLKIHWDDSFLAIPSAIGNMTNLERLHILNCWSPRPIGPIPHEVGALKKLKSLVLPYMGLSGRIPSTIANLTQLTELQLEGNHLSGRIPSTIANLTQLTELQLEGNHLSGRIPSTIANLTQLTELQLGGNYFSGRIPSTIANLTRLTELGLEGNHLSGEIPTSLFTLPALGYLDLSKNQLSGPINEFDAASSCLKNVYLEMNNLTGQIPRSLLVLPNLKDLNIKGNNLMGSVDLASLWGKDLTSLFLSYNKLTVIEGEGINNSLSTYPYQLVELGLASCNMIKIPKLIMHAKHMSYLDLSSNKISGDIPSWIWERWNYGLMWISLADNMFTGMELNSYVIPFSNTMYNSFNLSSNRLQGLIPMPYSSAEILDYSNNNFSSLLPNFTLYLSSTKYLMLSHNNISGYLPRSICHSPLEVLDLSYNNFSGLLPRCLMENGLSIINLRENQFKGMLPSNISIGCPIQTINLNGNKIEGQLPRTLSKCTDLEVLDLGRNQITDTFPSWLGGLLNLRVLILRSNKFHGSIGHLEDEKYRGRHFSSLQIIDLASNNFSGKLHPQWFENLKSMRQDNNSGDIIYHPNILGLYQDSITISYKGFTMSFERILTTLTSIDLSDNALEGSVPMSIGNLVSLHVLNMSHNAFTGEIPPQLGSIIALESLDLSSNMLSGEIPQELTDLTFLSILNLSNNQLDGRIPQSRQFETFQESSFDGNAGLCGPPLSKKCGPSDIPSETHLKNSSHGVDVVLFLFVGVGFGVGFAAAILLKLDYWISMWFHIFRILC; from the exons ATGGCTTCCAGTTGCATTGGTTGGACGCCATTGCTGCTCTGCCTCGTACAGCTCCTCCACTTCCACACAcatgccgcctccgcctccggtgTCCATCCTCATGGGCATGCCAACCTCACTCGCCACCACTCTGCTCCTTGGCTATGCCGTCCAGATCAGGCAAACACTCTGCTTACACTCAAGCAGTCTTTCAGCTTCCACCCAGACGAAAGGTTCCCACTTGACTTGGAGTCCACCACCACTCTTCCGTCGTGGAAACCTGGCACGGACTGCTGTCTCTGGGAGGGCGTCGGCTGCAGCAACTCCTCCTCAGGCCATCATGTCGTCACAGCTCTCGACCTCAGTGGGTTTCAATTGAACAGTGATGGAATTCACCCCGTGCTGTTTAATCTCACCTCCCTCAGGATGCTCGACCTGAGCATGAACAATTTTAGGGGATACGACATCCCATCAGTTGGTTTGGAGAGGCTCGTTTTGCTCAGGCACCTCAACCTCTCCAGTTCAGGAATCAGCGGTCAGGTACCTATTGGCATTAGCAAACTCACAAACCTTATCTCCTTGGATATTTCGGATCGTTCTAATGATATTGAAGACGCAGAAGACGACTATGATATCGATGCCATCTCCGTTGCACCTAATTATGGCCTCTCGGTACCCTATTTCCTCAACATAGTGGCGAATCTGAGCAATTTGACAGAGCTTTACCTTGATCTTGTGAGTATATCTTCATCTGTACAAGATTCCTTCAAAGCTCTAGCTAAATCTGTGCCACATCTGCGGGTTCTTAGCTTGGGGTACTGTGACCTCCAAGGTAATATTGATAGCTCTCTCTCAAGGTTGAAGTCTCTGGCAGTGATCAACCTCAGTGGGAATGATGGTATCACCCCCGGTCCATTTCCTGAGTTTCTCATGAATTTTCCCAATTTAAGAGTGCTCCAACTTTCTTGTATTAATCTTCAAGGGTGGTTTCCTCGAGGAACGTTTCTATCAAAAAATCTAAGGGTACTCGACTTGTCCTGGAATCCAGATCTCTCAGGCCACCTACCAAACTTTTCTAATGCAGCTTCTTTAGAAACACTATGGATATACTCGACCGACTTTACCTATGTTAAATCAAGCTATTGTAGTGGTTTCAAGGCATTAACAGAATTGTCTATTGATGGAAAAATTATTTCCACGGATTTCCTCTATTCATTTGGTATGCTTGCATCCTTGCGCAGATTGTTCGTGACACAACTAGATTCACCAAGACAATTGGAGTCACTCTTTTCTTGGTTTGGAGGCATCAAGAACCTGAGAAGCTTGGAGTTCGACTTCTGCGACTTGTCCATGACAATACCTTCATCCATTGGAAATCTCAAAAACTTAACACGTTTAGTCATTTCTAAGAGCAAGCTCACAACACAAacattatcatcaattaccaatatTATAAACCTAAAATTTCTCAAAATCCATTGGGATGATAGCTTCTTGGCTATTCCATCTGCTATTGGGAATATGACTAACTTGGAAAGATTGCACATCCTGAATTGTTGGAGTCCTCGACCAATAGGCCCAATACCACATGAAGTTGGCGCACTGAAGAAGCTGAAATCACTAGTACTACCTTATATGGGTCTTTCTGGCAGAATACCAAGTACAATTGCTAATTTGACTCAGTTGACTGAGCTGCAGCTTGAAGGAAATCATCTCAGCGGTAGAATACCAAGTACAATTGCTAATTTGACTCAGTTGACTGAGCTGCAGCTTGAAGGAAATCATCTCAGCGGTAGAATACCAAGTACAATTGCTAATTTGACTCAACTGACTGAGCTGCAGCTTGGAGGAAATTATTTCAGCGGTAGAATACCAAGTACAATTGCTAATTTGACTCGGTTGACTGAGCTGGGGCTTGAAGGAAATCATCTCAGCG GAGAAATCCCAACATCTCTTTTCACTCTTCCAGCTCTAGGCTACTTAGATCTTTCAAAAAACCAACTTTCTGGTCCCATAAATGAATTCGATGCTGCATCTTCATGCTTGAAGAATGTATACTTGGAAATGAATAATCTGACAGGGCAAATCCCCCGGTCATTGTTGGTACTCCCAAATTTGAAGGATCTCAATATTAAGGGCAACAACTTAATGGGCTCAGTGGATCTTGCGTCACTATGGGGGAAGGACCTCACTTCTTTATTTCTATCATACAATAAGCTGACTGTAATAGAAGGGGAAGGTATTAATAATTCTTTATCCACCTATCCCTATCAGCTTGTGGAGCTAGGTCTTGCTAGTTGCaatatgataaaaataccaaagtTAATAATGCATGCCAAGCACATGAGTTATCTAGACCTTTCAAGTAATAAAATCAGCGGGGATATACCAAGTTGGATATGGGAGAGATGGAATTATGGCCTCATGTGGATAAGTCTTGCAGACAACATGTTCACTGGTATGGAACTCAATTCATATGTTATCCCATTCAGTAACACCATGTATAATAGTTTCAATCTTAGCTCCAACAGACTTCAGGGGTTGATTCCTATGCCATACTCATCAGCTGAAATATTGGATTATTCAAATAATAATTTCTCTTCCCTTCTTCCAAACTTCACGTTATACCTTAGCTCCACTAAGTATCTTATGTTGTCACACAATAATATAAGTGGTTATTTGCCACGTTCAATTTGCCATTCACCTTTGGAAGTCCTTGACTTATCGTATAACAACTTTAGTGGACTATTACCACGATGCTTGATGGAAAATGGTCTGAGCATAATAAATTTGAGGGAGAATCAATTCAAAGGGATGCTACCTTCCAATATTTCAATTGGATGTCCTATCCAGACAATAAATTTGAATGGCAATAAGATTGAAGGTCAGCTTCCAAGGACACTCTCTAAATGCACTGACTTAGAGGTTCTTGACCTCGGAAGGAATCAAATTACAGACACTTTTCCATCCTGGCTAGGGGGCCTTTTGAATCTTCGTGTCCTTATCTTGAGATCCAACAAGTTCCATGGTTCAATAGGTCATCTTGAAGATGAAAAATACAGAGGACGACACTTCTCAAGCTTGCAAATCATTGATCTGGCCTCAAACAATTTCTCTGGAAAATTGCATCCACAATGGTTTGAAAATTTGAAATCAATGAGGCAGGATAACAATAGTGGAGATATCATATATCATCCAAACATACTGGGACTTTACCAAGACTCTATCACAATATCATACAAAGGGTTCACCATGAGCTTTGAAAGGATCTTAACTACCTTAACATCAATAGACCTATCAGATAATGCACTAGAAGGTAGTGTTCCTATGTCGATTGGAAATCTAGTTTCACTACATGTACTTAACATGTCTCACAATGCCTTCACGGGAGAAATTCCACCCCAACTTGGCAGCATAATTGCTTTGGAATCCCTGGACTTGTCTTCAAACATGTTATcaggtgagattccacaagagctAACTGATCTCACCTTCCTTAGCATCTTGAATTTGAGCAATAACCAATTGGATGGAAGGATACCACAATCACGTCAATTCGAGACGTTCCAGGAGAGCTCATTTGATGGCAATGCAGGACTCTGTGGACCCCCTCTATCCAAAAAATGTGGCCCTTCAGATATTCCAAGTGAAACACATCTGAAAAACTCCTCTCATGGTGTCGATGTTGTTTTGTTTCTCTTTGTTGGTGTGGGCTTTGGAGTGGGATTTGCAGCAGCTATTCTATTGAAACTGGATTATTGGATCAGCATGTGGTTCCATATTTTCAGGATTCTATGTTGA